A genomic region of Desulfomonilaceae bacterium contains the following coding sequences:
- a CDS encoding nucleotidyltransferase family protein produces the protein MSKNKLDFKAFVLVGGMGTRLRSVVSDRPKPMADVLGKPFLEIIIRLLAAKGVRKFVLLVGYKAHEIESYFNGAEFRDYDIEFSHESEPLGTGGAVRNAQKFATEPTLLVNGDTYFDIDLERFCAFHALKKADVTISLFKVPDAGRYGSVGVSPDGLVTSFHEKDAGRTGAGLINAGMSLLSKTFIADLPNQKSFSMETEVFPKFVNTGKMFGLEQQGPFFDIGTPQSYFEFCKFAKSGQ, from the coding sequence ATGTCTAAAAATAAACTAGATTTTAAGGCTTTTGTGCTCGTAGGTGGAATGGGAACCAGGCTTCGGTCAGTAGTTTCTGATCGGCCAAAGCCAATGGCCGACGTACTTGGAAAACCTTTTCTGGAAATCATAATTCGGCTCCTCGCGGCCAAAGGGGTAAGAAAATTTGTTCTACTTGTTGGCTATAAAGCTCATGAGATCGAATCATATTTCAACGGCGCAGAATTTCGTGATTATGACATAGAATTTTCTCATGAATCCGAACCCCTGGGCACGGGTGGAGCTGTAAGGAACGCTCAGAAATTTGCTACTGAACCGACTTTACTTGTCAATGGGGACACTTACTTCGATATTGATCTTGAACGATTCTGTGCATTCCATGCCCTGAAAAAGGCTGATGTCACAATATCATTATTTAAAGTCCCTGACGCTGGTAGGTATGGCTCGGTTGGCGTAAGCCCCGATGGATTAGTTACAAGCTTTCATGAAAAGGACGCAGGAAGAACAGGCGCCGGTCTTATTAACGCAGGGATGTCATTGCTGTCCAAAACATTTATTGCAGATCTTCCTAATCAGAAGTCCTTTTCAATGGAAACTGAAGTGTTTCCAAAATTTGTCAACACAGGCAAAATGTTTGGTTTGGAACAACAGGGACCATTTTTCGACATAGGAACACCTCAGAGTTATTTCGAATTCTGTAAATTTGCGAAGTCTGGCCAATAG
- a CDS encoding ABC transporter ATP-binding protein produces MNNEIIIETRDLGKDYYDGDRVIPALRGINIKIYRGEMVAIMGPSGSGKSTLLYVLGLLHPPTSGMYLFKGQNILEFSKEEQAHFRNRELGFVFQSCDLLANSTVFENLELPLIYAEADKTIRRGKILRALERVGLSHRVDHWSNRLSGGERQRAAIARALVNNPSLILGDEPTGQLDQKNTDIVIEQLRNIARQGFTVALVTHEDEIGRACDRIIRIRDGILVSDGFEPNSLGNPVPTGPEPTVSIT; encoded by the coding sequence ATGAACAATGAAATTATAATTGAGACAAGAGATCTGGGGAAAGACTATTACGACGGAGACAGGGTGATACCTGCGCTTCGAGGCATAAATATTAAGATATATCGGGGTGAGATGGTAGCCATAATGGGCCCTTCAGGCTCAGGCAAATCGACACTGCTTTACGTTCTTGGATTACTCCATCCGCCAACATCGGGAATGTATTTATTCAAGGGCCAAAACATACTGGAGTTTTCAAAAGAGGAACAGGCCCATTTCCGAAACAGAGAACTTGGATTCGTTTTCCAGAGCTGTGATCTCCTGGCTAACTCTACCGTCTTTGAGAATTTGGAGCTTCCTTTGATATATGCTGAAGCTGATAAAACCATTCGCCGGGGAAAAATACTTCGCGCTCTTGAGCGAGTTGGGCTCTCACACCGGGTAGACCATTGGTCCAACAGACTCTCCGGCGGTGAACGGCAAAGAGCCGCTATCGCCAGAGCGCTTGTGAACAATCCATCATTGATTTTGGGGGATGAACCTACCGGACAATTGGATCAGAAAAATACCGACATAGTGATTGAACAACTTAGAAATATCGCTCGTCAGGGATTTACCGTAGCGCTTGTAACCCACGAAGATGAAATAGGTCGGGCGTGTGACAGAATTATCCGTATTCGAGACGGTATACTTGTTTCGGATGGATTCGAACCAAACTCCCTTGGCAACCCTGTCCCCACAGGACCAGAGCCAACCGTGTCCATAACTTGA
- a CDS encoding HesA/MoeB/ThiF family protein yields the protein MLDPPDRYSRHVLLQMIGAAGQERIRKSRILVAGLGALGSVISILLARAGVGFLRIVDRDSPELHNLSRQILYNEDDVLTGLTKAEAARKNLLAMASNVEIEAVNQEIDETNVGRLVQGIDLVMDALDNAHTRFIVNDAILRAKIPYIFGGAVETVGNVMTIIPGKSPCLRCIWPDPTSVAGHAKASTVGVLSSVASLVASVQVTEAFKVLSGDISNLIPGILVIDAWKNHFHVVPVESNPHCVCEQIS from the coding sequence ATGCTTGACCCTCCAGACCGTTACAGCCGCCATGTCCTCCTCCAAATGATAGGAGCCGCCGGCCAGGAAAGGATTCGAAAATCTCGGATATTGGTAGCCGGACTAGGCGCGTTAGGTTCTGTGATTTCCATTTTGTTGGCAAGGGCTGGAGTCGGTTTTCTCAGGATAGTCGATCGAGACTCTCCCGAACTACATAATTTGAGTCGGCAGATACTGTATAACGAGGATGACGTCCTCACGGGATTGACCAAGGCTGAAGCGGCCCGTAAAAATCTTTTGGCCATGGCCTCAAACGTGGAGATTGAAGCGGTCAATCAGGAGATAGACGAGACCAACGTAGGACGATTGGTCCAGGGAATTGATCTCGTGATGGACGCTCTGGACAATGCGCATACCAGATTTATCGTGAACGACGCTATCTTAAGAGCAAAAATTCCTTATATTTTTGGTGGCGCTGTAGAAACAGTAGGGAATGTTATGACGATCATTCCTGGAAAATCTCCGTGCCTAAGGTGTATCTGGCCCGACCCTACAAGTGTGGCCGGCCATGCCAAAGCGTCTACTGTAGGGGTGTTATCGTCTGTAGCGTCGTTGGTGGCGTCCGTGCAGGTCACTGAGGCATTCAAGGTTTTGTCAGGTGACATCTCGAATTTGATTCCAGGTATATTGGTCATAGACGCCTGGAAAAATCACTTTCATGTTGTTCCGGTAGAATCGAACCCACATTGTGTTTGCGAGCAAATTAGTTAA
- the purD gene encoding phosphoribosylamine--glycine ligase, giving the protein MKILLVGSGGREHALAWKMAASGLVKELVAAPGNVGIAGEPKCRIVPISSDDISGLVELAKKEKFDLTVVGPEAPLVAGLTDELIKNGLKVFGPSSGAALLEGSKAFSKELMKKYGIPTADFETFEDYGRAENHINSAKFPLVVKADGLAAGKGVFVCETRHEALDAIDQIMKKKVFGDAGSRLIVEDCLKGEEASFIAFTDGESVMPLASSQDHKAIFDDDKGPNTGGMGAYSPAPVVTSTAHDRIMNEVMLPTVKAMAAEGRPYVGFLYAGLMIRDDIPQVLEFNVRLGDPEAQPLLVRMKTDPIPLMIAALEGRLSKQSIQWDDDASVCVVMASNGYPGTYSKGKLISGIERAEAIPGIKVFIAGAGNSSNGIVTAGGRVLGVTSLGENIPKAIDIAYQAVEKIDWEGAHYRRDIGKKALSRA; this is encoded by the coding sequence ATGAAGATTCTTTTGGTCGGATCAGGAGGACGTGAGCACGCTCTGGCCTGGAAGATGGCAGCGTCGGGATTGGTAAAGGAATTGGTTGCTGCTCCTGGAAACGTTGGAATTGCCGGTGAACCCAAGTGTCGGATCGTTCCAATTTCTTCGGATGACATTTCAGGTCTCGTCGAATTGGCGAAGAAAGAGAAATTCGATCTCACTGTTGTTGGGCCTGAAGCCCCCCTGGTCGCTGGTCTGACAGATGAGTTAATTAAAAATGGTCTCAAGGTTTTCGGCCCATCTTCGGGCGCTGCTCTATTGGAGGGAAGTAAGGCCTTTTCCAAAGAGCTTATGAAAAAGTACGGGATACCCACAGCGGACTTTGAAACTTTTGAAGACTATGGTCGAGCCGAGAACCATATTAATTCCGCTAAGTTTCCGCTGGTTGTCAAAGCCGATGGACTTGCCGCCGGGAAGGGTGTTTTTGTCTGTGAGACCCGCCACGAAGCTTTGGACGCAATCGATCAAATAATGAAGAAAAAAGTCTTCGGCGACGCTGGATCGAGATTAATTGTTGAAGACTGTTTGAAGGGTGAAGAAGCTTCATTTATCGCCTTTACCGATGGCGAGTCCGTAATGCCGTTAGCGAGTTCACAAGACCATAAGGCCATATTTGACGACGACAAAGGACCTAATACTGGGGGAATGGGCGCATATTCGCCTGCGCCTGTTGTCACGTCAACCGCTCATGACAGAATAATGAATGAAGTAATGCTTCCGACCGTAAAAGCCATGGCGGCCGAGGGTAGGCCCTACGTCGGTTTCTTGTACGCCGGTTTGATGATCAGGGACGACATTCCACAGGTTTTGGAATTCAATGTGAGACTTGGAGATCCTGAGGCTCAACCTCTTCTGGTTAGAATGAAAACGGACCCTATTCCCCTCATGATAGCGGCTTTGGAAGGGCGTCTCAGTAAACAATCCATCCAATGGGATGATGACGCTTCAGTATGCGTGGTCATGGCTTCCAACGGCTATCCGGGAACATATTCAAAAGGTAAGCTCATCTCGGGAATCGAACGGGCCGAAGCAATACCGGGGATAAAGGTCTTTATCGCCGGAGCCGGAAATTCATCCAATGGAATCGTAACAGCAGGCGGGCGAGTACTAGGAGTCACATCATTGGGTGAAAACATACCGAAGGCCATCGACATAGCCTATCAGGCGGTGGAGAAAATTGACTGGGAAGGCGCTCACTACAGACGTGAC
- a CDS encoding thermonuclease family protein, translated as MAKLKLKNEWKLWAGIGALVLLLVGYLYWVSRPPTEGGERLWRVTQVVDGTTLTLRGSGKLIELKLIGVRVPASQETAARDFLTNSLNDKWLRIKIVRENPNGVNEGFAYISGEDVTARMIRLGLATIDREEKKFDVRPYIELEQEAEKAKRGLWNK; from the coding sequence ATGGCCAAACTGAAATTGAAGAACGAATGGAAACTTTGGGCTGGCATAGGCGCTTTGGTTTTGTTGCTGGTTGGTTACCTCTATTGGGTAAGCCGACCTCCCACAGAGGGAGGAGAGCGTCTTTGGCGAGTTACTCAGGTTGTTGACGGAACAACTCTCACTCTGCGAGGCTCAGGCAAACTAATAGAACTGAAACTCATAGGCGTACGCGTTCCTGCATCTCAGGAAACAGCAGCGCGTGACTTTCTGACCAACTCCCTCAACGACAAATGGTTGCGGATCAAAATTGTACGAGAGAATCCAAATGGGGTTAACGAAGGTTTCGCCTACATTTCAGGTGAGGACGTAACCGCTCGAATGATTAGACTGGGCTTGGCTACAATAGATAGAGAAGAAAAAAAATTCGATGTGAGACCTTACATAGAGCTTGAGCAGGAAGCTGAAAAGGCAAAAAGAGGACTTTGGAACAAGTAA
- a CDS encoding response regulator, producing the protein MFDYTILKDKRILAVDDEPDILEVIREEFPESLVLVAGNFETALHLIQNNIFDLIILDIMGVNGLELLAHSRQLGMPATMLTAHAINSDSLNRSIRLGAVSFIPKDELAHLPEYVAEILEGLEDGHTHWKRLFERLGPFFRDQLGIAWADLDKPPNPPYIY; encoded by the coding sequence ATGTTTGACTATACAATCCTAAAGGACAAGCGAATCCTCGCTGTCGACGACGAACCCGACATCCTGGAAGTCATTAGAGAAGAGTTTCCTGAGAGCCTAGTTCTCGTGGCGGGAAATTTTGAGACAGCGCTCCATTTAATTCAAAACAACATATTTGATCTGATCATTTTGGATATAATGGGAGTCAACGGCCTGGAATTATTAGCCCATAGCCGACAATTGGGTATGCCGGCGACGATGTTGACGGCGCACGCCATAAACTCCGATTCGTTGAACAGATCGATACGTTTGGGAGCCGTTTCATTCATCCCGAAGGATGAATTGGCCCATTTGCCGGAGTATGTAGCGGAAATATTGGAAGGACTTGAAGATGGCCACACGCATTGGAAACGTCTTTTTGAACGGTTGGGACCATTTTTCAGGGATCAACTGGGGATAGCGTGGGCCGATTTGGACAAACCCCCAAATCCGCCTTACATTTATTGA